The proteins below come from a single Mus musculus strain C57BL/6J chromosome 5, GRCm38.p6 C57BL/6J genomic window:
- the Pf4 gene encoding platelet factor 4 precursor: MSVAAVFRGLRPSPELLLLGLLFLPAVVAVTSAGPEESDGDLSCVCVKTISSGIHLKHITSLEVIKAGRHCAVPQLIATLKNGRKICLDRQAPLYKKVIKKILES, translated from the exons ATGAGCGTCGCTGCGGTGTTTCGAGGCCTCCGGCCCAGTCCTGAGCTGCTGCTTCTGGGCCTGTTGTTTCTGCCAGCGGTGGTTGCTGTCACCAGCG CTGGTCCCGAAGAAAGCGATGGAGatcttagctgtgtgtgtgtgaagaccatCTCCTCTGGGATCCATCTTAAGCACATCACCAGCCTGGAGGTGATCAAGGCAGGACGCCACTGTGCGGTTCCCCAGCTCAT AGCCACCCTGAAGAATGGGAGGAAAATTTGCCTGGACCGGCAAGCACCCCTATATAAGAAAGTAATCAAGAAAATCCTGGAGAGTTAG
- the Ppbp gene encoding platelet basic protein precursor, whose amino-acid sequence MGFRLRPTSSCTRACPLHNLQILLLLGLILVALAPLTAGKSDGMDPYIELRCRCTNTISGIPFNSISLVNVYRPGVHCADVEVIATLKNGQKTCLDPNAPGVKRIVMKILEGY is encoded by the exons ATGGGCTTCAGACTCAGACCTACATCGTCCTGCACCAGGGCCTGCCCACTTCATAACCTCCAGATCTTGCTGCTGCTGGGCCTGATCCTTGTTGCGCTGGCTCCCCTTACAGCTGGAAAAT CTGATGGCATGGACCCATATATCGAACTGCGCTGCAGATGTACGAATACCATCTCTGGAATCCCATTCAATTCTATCTCCCTTGTGAATGTGTACAGGCCAGGAGTTCACTGTGCTGATGTGGAAGTGAT AGCCACACTGAAGAATGGACAAAAAACGTGCCTGGACCCAAATGCCCCTGGCGTCAAGAGAATCGTCATGAAAATCTTGGAAGGTTACTGA